In bacterium, a single genomic region encodes these proteins:
- a CDS encoding sugar nucleotide-binding protein produces the protein MIRVAITGATGLVGSRIVELLGDRFEFLPLGHDMLDITNKRQVDQVIGATEFEYLLHLAAYTDVEGAETHQDRAYEINVRGTDHIYRAVTRRDRKLIYFSTDFVFDGTAPPYDEDSIPNPLGCYGRSKYEGEQIVHGTAMIVRISYPYRAAFPKKKDFVRRIRALLEQGSELQLVTDSIITPTFIDDIAYATEQVIRHFSPGIVHITGAQSLSPYAAGKLIATKFDFDGARITPITFEKFSALRAPRPRYSMMMSKLNIFYKMRTFEDGLKGFL, from the coding sequence ATGATCCGGGTAGCGATCACCGGCGCGACCGGGCTGGTGGGATCGCGGATTGTCGAGCTCCTCGGCGATCGCTTCGAGTTCCTCCCTTTGGGACATGACATGCTCGATATCACGAACAAGCGCCAGGTCGATCAGGTCATTGGGGCCACCGAATTCGAGTACCTCTTACACCTGGCCGCGTATACGGACGTCGAAGGGGCCGAGACGCACCAAGATCGAGCCTACGAGATCAATGTGCGCGGCACGGACCATATCTATCGTGCGGTCACTCGAAGGGACAGAAAGCTCATCTATTTTTCCACGGACTTCGTCTTCGATGGCACGGCGCCTCCCTATGACGAAGACTCCATCCCGAACCCCCTAGGGTGTTACGGCAGGTCGAAATACGAAGGCGAGCAGATCGTGCACGGCACGGCTATGATCGTTCGGATTTCGTACCCGTACCGAGCCGCCTTTCCAAAAAAGAAGGACTTCGTGCGACGGATTCGAGCCCTCCTTGAGCAGGGAAGTGAGTTGCAACTGGTGACTGATTCTATCATCACCCCCACATTTATCGATGACATCGCCTATGCCACGGAGCAGGTGATTCGCCACTTCTCGCCTGGGATCGTGCACATCACCGGGGCGCAGAGCTTGTCTCCTTATGCGGCCGGGAAGTTGATTGCCACGAAATTCGATTTTGATGGCGCACGCATCACGCCGATTACTTTTGAAAAATTCTCCGCCCTCCGCGCTCCTCGCCCCCGATATTCTATGATGATGAGCAAGTTGAATATCTTCTATAAGATGAGGACCTTCGAAGACGGATTGAAGGGTTTTCTATAG
- the rfbB gene encoding dTDP-glucose 4,6-dehydratase — protein sequence MKLLVTGGAGFIGSNFIHYWVRHHPDDHIVNLDKLTYAGNLENLELVERHPRYRFVQGDVCDGAMVDSLMHDADVVVHFAAESHVDRSILNPAPFIQTNITGTAILLEAALRNKIKRFHHISTDEVFGALPLGTQERFTDRSRYDPRNPYAASKAAADHLVRACAVTYGLPITISNCSNNFGPYQFPEKLIPLTITNALEEKKIPLYGDGLHVRDWLYVEDHCRAIDLILRDGVVGQTYLIGGLTEDVSNLEIVKKILVVMGKDEGAIQYVEDRPGHDRRYAIDWSATRDQLGWTPRYDLNEALAKTIDWFRQNEPWWNRVKSGEYQDYYTKQYRPRRPT from the coding sequence ATGAAACTTCTCGTGACCGGTGGGGCGGGGTTCATCGGATCGAACTTTATCCATTATTGGGTGCGCCACCACCCCGACGACCACATCGTCAACCTGGACAAGCTCACCTACGCCGGCAACCTGGAGAACCTGGAGCTCGTGGAGCGCCATCCACGGTACCGGTTTGTGCAGGGCGACGTGTGCGACGGAGCGATGGTCGATTCGCTGATGCACGACGCCGACGTCGTCGTCCACTTCGCCGCCGAGTCTCACGTCGATCGGTCCATCCTGAACCCCGCACCGTTCATACAGACGAACATCACAGGTACGGCGATCCTCCTGGAGGCGGCCCTCCGGAACAAGATCAAGCGCTTTCATCACATCTCGACCGACGAGGTGTTTGGGGCACTACCGCTCGGCACGCAGGAGCGATTCACCGACCGCTCCCGCTACGATCCCCGAAATCCATACGCTGCTTCGAAGGCCGCAGCCGATCACCTGGTTCGGGCCTGCGCCGTCACATACGGCCTGCCAATCACCATCTCCAACTGCTCCAACAACTTCGGCCCATACCAGTTTCCGGAAAAGCTCATCCCCCTGACGATTACGAACGCGCTCGAGGAAAAGAAAATCCCCCTCTACGGCGATGGACTGCACGTACGGGACTGGCTGTACGTGGAGGACCACTGTCGGGCGATCGATCTCATCCTGCGCGACGGCGTCGTCGGTCAGACCTACCTGATCGGGGGGCTCACCGAGGACGTCTCAAACCTCGAGATCGTGAAGAAGATCCTGGTGGTGATGGGCAAGGATGAGGGGGCGATTCAGTACGTGGAAGATCGCCCCGGCCACGATCGACGCTACGCCATTGACTGGAGCGCCACCCGCGACCAACTGGGCTGGACCCCTCGCTACGATCTCAACGAGGCCCTGGCTAAGACGATCGACTGGTTCAGACAGAACGAGCCGTGGTGGAACCGGGTAAAGTCGGGCGAATATCAGGACTACTACACGAAGCAGTATCGGCCGCGCCGCCCCACATGA
- a CDS encoding glycosyltransferase family 2 protein, translating into MLHPHMTLLIRRLNNLYARVDVMTSEVANCKHAPWGGTIPLVSVLVLNWRGRRFLKPCFASLIRDVCPHVELLLIDNGSDDGSVDLVKTEFPQVRVISYDVNLGFSRGYNAAVPLARGRFMVFLNNDTEVKEGWLFPLIDALRERPDIGIASSKLVFFGTHLLNGVGGYLKLWTGGGELGFGDAEESFPVGGIIEPFYGSGAALAIRRELFERTGGFDDEMFAYGEDLDLSWRVRLAGYHVKCIPGSVVYHHFSSTLGGVNPAKFKMGVQHYIRAMLKCLSYHNLLHALPIYLVFALIKGGMLSLLTRNQEYLINVFIAFRCIAYNVGEICQKRNATQRLRVVSDRRVFASDGFGLFDAPWHFFRLWRILGSVRRTKICRKVER; encoded by the coding sequence ATGTTACATCCTCATATGACCCTTCTTATCAGGAGACTGAATAACCTGTATGCGCGTGTCGACGTAATGACATCAGAAGTAGCAAACTGCAAACACGCTCCTTGGGGGGGAACAATCCCCCTAGTTTCGGTACTTGTACTTAACTGGAGGGGCAGGCGATTTTTAAAGCCCTGTTTTGCCAGTCTCATCCGGGATGTATGTCCCCACGTGGAGCTGTTGCTTATTGACAACGGCAGCGATGATGGCTCTGTTGACTTAGTAAAGACGGAATTTCCTCAGGTACGCGTCATTAGCTATGACGTAAATCTCGGATTCAGTCGAGGCTACAATGCTGCGGTGCCGTTGGCAAGAGGGCGGTTCATGGTCTTCTTGAACAATGATACAGAAGTCAAAGAAGGATGGCTTTTCCCTCTGATAGATGCTCTCCGCGAGAGGCCGGACATTGGAATTGCAAGCAGCAAGTTAGTTTTCTTCGGGACTCATTTGCTTAATGGTGTCGGAGGTTATTTGAAACTCTGGACAGGTGGTGGTGAATTAGGATTTGGTGATGCTGAGGAGTCTTTCCCCGTCGGGGGGATCATTGAACCTTTCTACGGCTCGGGCGCAGCATTGGCTATTCGCCGAGAGTTGTTCGAACGAACTGGAGGCTTTGACGACGAGATGTTCGCCTACGGCGAGGATTTAGATCTTTCTTGGAGAGTGCGATTGGCTGGATATCATGTAAAATGCATTCCTGGGTCTGTTGTATATCATCATTTCTCGTCGACATTGGGCGGGGTTAATCCGGCAAAATTCAAAATGGGTGTCCAACATTATATTCGAGCGATGCTCAAATGCTTGTCTTATCACAATCTTTTGCACGCTCTCCCGATATATTTGGTCTTTGCGCTGATTAAGGGTGGAATGCTGTCCTTGTTGACCCGCAATCAGGAGTACCTAATTAATGTATTCATTGCTTTTCGCTGTATTGCGTATAATGTCGGCGAGATATGCCAAAAACGTAATGCGACGCAGAGGCTTCGTGTCGTCTCAGACCGCAGAGTATTTGCAAGTGACGGCTTCGGGCTCTTTGATGCACCATGGCATTTCTTCCGATTGTGGCGAATACTCGGGAGTGTCAGGAGAACTAAAATTTGCAGAAAGGTAGAGAGATGA
- a CDS encoding glycosyltransferase family 4 protein produces the protein MRFLFLVGRDSRHPSAGGGDIQAWEWARYVAGHGHEATYICCGHPTLPTAELISGVMVLRMGPGFLLPFKAYRFYKHHQLDIDLVYEDVIGGGRLPYLSPLYVRKPIVAAWHQPTSDLLIDSHGRLAAILLSFVERLVAKFYRSTWLRAPSEEIRSQLICELGLPIARIRVIPASIPEEWFTSKRVAHPDGQLILCVSNFRRYKGIHTLIKALPLVRKQCEDVQLVIVGRRIDLAYERTLHLLVDELGLDQCTRFLTNINEEEKRSLLCKSRLLVLPSRREGFGVVVLEANACGVPVIASSGVPESVVKDGWNGLRYVFGDVDGLATSIVRLLRSDELHHELSDNGLVFAKRFGWAEVGRQFENLAKLANPLGEVGKRS, from the coding sequence ATGCGATTTCTTTTCCTTGTTGGTAGAGATTCAAGGCATCCGAGTGCTGGAGGGGGAGATATACAGGCCTGGGAATGGGCCAGATATGTGGCCGGTCACGGCCATGAAGCCACATACATTTGTTGCGGCCATCCGACTCTTCCTACTGCTGAACTGATTAGCGGGGTCATGGTACTTCGCATGGGACCGGGCTTTCTATTGCCATTCAAAGCATATAGATTCTATAAGCACCACCAGCTTGACATCGATCTCGTCTATGAAGATGTTATCGGAGGCGGGCGACTTCCCTATCTGTCCCCCCTCTATGTAAGGAAACCGATTGTGGCAGCATGGCATCAGCCAACAAGCGATTTGTTGATCGACAGCCACGGGCGACTCGCGGCCATTTTGTTGTCCTTCGTTGAGCGACTGGTTGCGAAGTTCTATCGGAGTACTTGGTTAAGAGCTCCATCTGAAGAGATACGCTCGCAATTGATTTGCGAATTGGGTCTTCCAATTGCACGAATCCGAGTAATTCCCGCCAGCATCCCCGAAGAATGGTTCACCAGTAAGCGCGTTGCCCACCCCGATGGACAATTGATCCTTTGTGTGAGTAACTTTCGACGGTACAAGGGCATTCACACTCTTATAAAGGCTCTTCCGCTTGTGAGAAAGCAGTGCGAAGATGTGCAACTTGTGATTGTAGGTCGAAGAATTGATTTGGCATACGAGAGAACCCTGCATCTTTTGGTCGACGAACTCGGTCTCGACCAATGTACTCGATTCCTGACGAACATTAATGAAGAAGAGAAGAGATCACTGCTATGCAAGAGCCGCCTGCTTGTCCTTCCTTCTCGCCGAGAAGGGTTCGGAGTTGTCGTGCTTGAGGCTAATGCATGTGGTGTTCCTGTTATTGCTAGTAGCGGGGTTCCTGAGAGCGTCGTTAAGGATGGTTGGAATGGACTCCGATATGTTTTTGGCGATGTCGACGGTTTGGCCACGAGTATTGTTCGGCTACTCCGATCTGATGAGTTGCATCATGAACTTTCCGACAACGGATTGGTATTTGCGAAACGCTTTGGGTGGGCCGAGGTTGGGCGCCAGTTCGAAAATTTGGCCAAATTGGCAAATCCTCTAGGTGAGGTTGGCAAGAGGTCATGA
- a CDS encoding SIS domain-containing protein: MAGIPNDPHADSLEEQIAEISRIGRHLTGRIQDLMRIAVVWAQALESGNKIMFCGNGGSAATCQHLAGELVGRFQKDRKSLAGLSLTADTSVITAIANDYGYRKVFARQLVAQGRPGDILVGISTSGESKNVVAAFQRAKQLSIVPMALTGLRGNLRNLTDYAICVPSNNTQRIQEAHLIVGHILCGLVEDIIVRASSQSIGISVR; this comes from the coding sequence ATGGCCGGGATCCCCAATGATCCCCACGCTGATTCACTCGAAGAGCAGATTGCAGAGATATCTAGGATAGGGCGACACTTAACTGGGCGGATACAGGATCTTATGCGCATTGCTGTAGTCTGGGCTCAAGCTTTGGAGAGCGGCAACAAGATAATGTTCTGTGGTAATGGCGGGTCCGCCGCGACGTGCCAGCACCTTGCGGGGGAACTAGTTGGTCGTTTCCAAAAAGATCGCAAATCTCTCGCTGGTTTGTCCCTTACAGCGGATACATCAGTTATAACCGCTATTGCGAACGACTACGGTTACCGAAAAGTGTTTGCGCGGCAACTTGTTGCCCAGGGACGTCCGGGAGATATTCTTGTCGGCATCAGTACAAGTGGCGAGTCCAAAAATGTCGTTGCGGCATTTCAGAGGGCTAAGCAACTTTCGATTGTTCCGATGGCACTTACAGGCTTGCGAGGAAATCTAAGGAACTTGACGGATTATGCGATCTGTGTTCCTTCGAATAACACCCAGCGGATTCAAGAAGCGCATTTAATTGTGGGACATATTCTATGCGGGTTAGTGGAGGATATCATCGTTCGGGCGTCCTCGCAATCTATAGGGATCTCGGTAAGATAA
- a CDS encoding oligosaccharide flippase family protein, translating into MKPISQSGDGRILERSIFLVLGTVVLNGVNWLYHVAMSRLLGPVGYGGLSALLGLLVVLTIPVNTVQMGLSAFVARIYGKGEGGVLRGLLYESLRGALMIGVLSLIVVTLMSYWIAGALKFESVGPVVLSATALISWASLPVLRGMLQGARRFVRLAVSLAAEGIFKFVASVIFVSLGWGLNGAVAGVSLGALAALVLTILAAPAWSPFEEGEHIPQLINVLRSLGPYAVLTSCFTLLTQLDVVFVRILFPPYEAGLYAAASTGSKVILYLTAALPMVLLPEMASRHSMKEDGRIILMRCLVYGGSLGGMTVLLYFMAPNMVTRIMFGDGYVGASSILGLLGVGMLGYELALLGMYYQLGIEKRGFLRPVGIMTLVFPILLLVFRGSIHDIAYLMATMGICALIIVSWGIFFPRQLVAKSG; encoded by the coding sequence ATGAAGCCCATTTCTCAATCAGGAGACGGTCGAATCCTGGAGCGGAGTATATTTCTCGTTCTTGGAACTGTTGTGCTTAACGGGGTCAACTGGCTTTATCATGTCGCGATGAGCCGACTTCTCGGGCCAGTCGGCTACGGAGGATTAAGCGCACTCCTAGGATTGCTAGTCGTTCTCACCATTCCGGTAAACACGGTTCAGATGGGACTATCCGCCTTTGTTGCCCGCATCTACGGGAAAGGAGAGGGAGGCGTTCTCAGGGGGCTCCTGTATGAGAGTTTAAGGGGCGCTCTAATGATTGGAGTTCTTTCTCTAATTGTGGTTACGCTAATGAGTTATTGGATAGCGGGGGCTCTCAAGTTTGAATCGGTGGGGCCGGTAGTTCTTTCTGCCACGGCGCTAATTTCATGGGCCTCGTTGCCGGTCTTGCGAGGCATGCTGCAGGGGGCGAGACGCTTTGTAAGGCTTGCGGTGAGCTTAGCCGCGGAAGGTATATTCAAGTTTGTCGCAAGTGTGATCTTTGTTTCGCTTGGGTGGGGACTTAACGGTGCTGTTGCAGGAGTGAGCTTAGGGGCCCTCGCCGCTCTTGTGTTGACAATACTCGCCGCACCCGCGTGGTCGCCATTCGAGGAGGGGGAGCACATTCCACAACTGATCAATGTACTTAGATCGCTAGGGCCTTATGCTGTACTCACTAGTTGCTTTACTTTGTTGACACAACTCGATGTAGTGTTCGTCAGAATATTATTCCCTCCGTATGAAGCTGGATTGTATGCTGCTGCTTCAACGGGGAGCAAGGTTATTCTGTACCTAACAGCAGCGCTGCCTATGGTGCTGTTGCCGGAGATGGCCTCGCGGCACTCGATGAAAGAGGACGGCAGGATTATTCTGATGCGATGTCTAGTCTATGGTGGATCACTTGGGGGCATGACTGTTCTTCTTTACTTTATGGCACCTAACATGGTCACAAGGATCATGTTTGGGGACGGCTACGTAGGAGCATCTTCGATTCTCGGTCTTCTTGGGGTGGGCATGCTCGGATACGAGTTGGCGCTCCTGGGGATGTATTATCAGCTGGGGATAGAGAAGCGTGGGTTCCTTCGGCCGGTAGGAATCATGACCCTCGTGTTCCCAATTCTACTGCTCGTTTTTCGAGGTAGCATTCATGATATAGCGTACTTGATGGCAACGATGGGTATTTGCGCACTTATTATTGTGTCGTGGGGGATCTTCTTCCCGAGACAGCTTGTTGCGAAGAGTGGCTGA
- a CDS encoding class I SAM-dependent methyltransferase, producing the protein MRTEPPEILYRLLGVIEKLRLLRLTYRLYLLLEQYAPHNLWRTIRRDKIAPDGILFPPPRLRTTVAGKSDPSWWFGSGELSARDILGTLAENGFYIGSGWKVLDFGCGAGRVIRHLWSVARADLYGTDSNPMLVDWCDRVLKFAQFTLSQPTPPLMYPASYFDVIYAISVLTHLPEEDQLSWMREFSRVLRPGGLLLITTHGECYLGRLNGEDKKRFMDGKMVIRRPAYAGSNLCTAFHPEEYVRHTLSKGFEMIDWVSGGAKGTPRQDIFLLRENHTQL; encoded by the coding sequence ATGCGTACTGAACCTCCTGAGATTCTGTATCGGCTATTGGGAGTCATAGAGAAACTTCGACTCCTTAGATTAACGTACAGGCTTTACTTATTGTTAGAACAGTATGCCCCACATAATCTTTGGCGCACTATTCGTCGAGACAAAATTGCACCAGACGGCATCCTTTTCCCGCCACCGCGGCTTCGCACCACTGTTGCGGGCAAGAGTGACCCATCATGGTGGTTCGGGAGTGGCGAGCTTTCAGCAAGAGACATCTTAGGTACACTTGCGGAGAACGGGTTCTATATAGGTAGTGGTTGGAAAGTCCTGGACTTTGGATGCGGAGCCGGACGTGTGATCCGGCATCTTTGGTCGGTTGCACGAGCGGACCTGTATGGTACAGATTCAAATCCAATGTTGGTCGACTGGTGTGACAGAGTCCTCAAGTTTGCACAATTCACACTCTCCCAGCCTACGCCGCCTTTAATGTACCCAGCCTCATACTTCGATGTGATTTATGCGATATCTGTTCTGACTCATCTGCCAGAAGAGGACCAACTGTCTTGGATGCGTGAATTTTCAAGAGTGTTAAGACCTGGTGGTCTCCTTTTAATTACCACCCATGGTGAATGCTATCTTGGGCGACTAAATGGGGAAGATAAGAAGCGCTTCATGGATGGCAAGATGGTTATAAGACGCCCGGCGTATGCCGGGAGCAATCTTTGCACAGCGTTCCATCCAGAGGAATATGTCCGACACACACTGTCTAAGGGCTTTGAGATGATTGACTGGGTTTCCGGCGGCGCGAAAGGCACTCCTCGCCAAGATATTTTCCTTTTGCGTGAAAACCACACGCAGCTCTAA